The following coding sequences are from one Campylobacter sp. RM16187 window:
- a CDS encoding shikimate kinase has protein sequence MSSNLVLIGFMGVGKGTVARELCKKLKRLMLDTDDLIESSENLKIREIFETKGEEYFRKQERLVAKNLAANVQNCVIAGGGGFVNVKNLNKIGTVIYLKSSFEGIIKRIENSENAEKKFAKRPLLKDRNKAKELFKTRKKIYEKKADIIVDVEGKSAKNIVKEIVNKIKK, from the coding sequence ATGAGCAGTAACTTAGTCTTAATCGGCTTCATGGGCGTAGGTAAAGGCACGGTCGCAAGAGAGCTTTGCAAAAAACTAAAGCGACTTATGCTCGATACGGACGATCTTATCGAAAGTAGTGAAAATTTAAAAATTCGTGAAATTTTTGAGACAAAGGGCGAAGAGTATTTTAGAAAGCAGGAGCGCTTAGTCGCTAAAAATTTAGCCGCTAACGTGCAAAACTGCGTGATAGCAGGCGGCGGAGGTTTTGTAAACGTTAAAAATTTAAACAAAATCGGCACCGTGATATATTTAAAATCAAGCTTTGAAGGCATAATAAAACGCATAGAAAATAGCGAAAATGCAGAGAAGAAATTTGCCAAACGCCCGCTTTTAAAAGATAGAAACAAAGCAAAAGAGCTATTTAAAACAAGAAAGAAAATTTATGAGAAAAAGGCCGATATCATCGTTGATGTCGAAGGAAAGAGCGCTAAAAATATAGTTAAAGAGATTGTAAATAAGATTAAAAAATGA
- the trpS gene encoding tryptophan--tRNA ligase — translation MRVLTGLQPSGKLHLGNYFASIKQMVDAQNSSDMFMFIANYHAMTSVSEASRLKQNTFEAACAFLSLGIDPNKSVFWVQSDVKEVLELYWVLSQYTPMGLLERAHSYKDKIAKGISANHGLFSYPVLMAADILLFSANVVPVGKDQIQHVEIARDIAIKFNNEHGEIFTLPESKVDENVATVPGTDGAKMSKSYKNTIDIFSDAKTLKKQIGSIVTDSASLEEPKEWRGCNVYNIAKLFLDESGQKALQQRYERGGEGHGHFKMYLNELAWEYFASAREKYEYYLNHEGEVNEILLAGAKKAREVALPLIERVREATGIYR, via the coding sequence TTGAGAGTACTAACAGGACTTCAGCCCTCAGGCAAGCTGCATCTGGGCAACTATTTTGCCTCGATAAAGCAGATGGTCGACGCGCAAAACTCAAGTGATATGTTTATGTTTATCGCAAACTATCACGCCATGACCTCAGTTAGCGAAGCAAGCAGGCTTAAGCAAAATACTTTTGAGGCAGCATGCGCATTTCTTTCGCTTGGTATAGATCCGAACAAAAGCGTATTTTGGGTGCAAAGTGACGTAAAAGAGGTGCTTGAGCTATACTGGGTGCTAAGTCAATACACTCCGATGGGGCTGCTTGAGCGCGCGCACAGCTATAAAGACAAGATCGCTAAAGGCATAAGCGCAAATCACGGGCTTTTTAGCTATCCAGTGCTCATGGCTGCCGATATCTTGCTATTTAGCGCAAACGTCGTTCCTGTCGGCAAAGATCAAATTCAGCACGTCGAGATAGCTCGCGATATAGCCATCAAATTTAACAACGAACATGGAGAAATTTTTACTCTGCCTGAGAGCAAAGTCGATGAAAACGTAGCAACCGTGCCTGGAACTGACGGAGCTAAGATGAGTAAAAGCTATAAAAATACGATCGATATCTTTAGCGACGCAAAAACGCTTAAAAAGCAAATCGGCTCGATAGTAACCGATAGCGCGAGCCTAGAAGAGCCAAAAGAGTGGAGAGGCTGCAATGTATATAATATCGCGAAGCTATTTTTGGACGAGAGCGGGCAAAAAGCGCTTCAACAGCGTTATGAGCGCGGCGGCGAAGGACACGGACACTTTAAGATGTATCTAAATGAGCTTGCATGGGAGTATTTCGCCTCTGCAAGAGAGAAGTACGAATACTACTTAAATCACGAAGGCGAGGTAAATGAGATATTGTTAGCGGGCGCAAAAAAGGCTCGCGAAGTAGCGCTTCCGCTCATAGAAAGAGTGCGTGAGGCAACCGGAATTTATAGATAG
- the serS gene encoding serine--tRNA ligase, giving the protein MINLKLLETNYDEFVSKLRGKKIKEEVLSELLATFNELKTKRQNLESLQAVQNAKSKELGIKARGGEDVSALKEELNLNKAAMSEAEKVVRELDEKLDAIASGVPNITDDDVPFGKDEDDNVELKKVLEPRKFDFEPKEHYELGEKLGWLDFERGAKLAGSRFTVLKGDGAKLSRALVNYMIDFNMARGFELVNVPFLVNSRTLYGTGQLPKFEEDLYKIRDEDLYLIPTSEVPVTNLYNDEIIEASNLPIKMTCYSACFRQEAGSAGKDTRGMIRQHQFEKVELVSITAPVQSEKVFEEMVACASDLLTSLGLPHRHLLLCSGDLGFSAAKTIDLEVWLPGQNKYREISSVSNTGDFQARRAKIRFKDGKKNTLVHTLNGSSLAVGRTLIAIMENYQKSDGTIEIPEVLKRYM; this is encoded by the coding sequence ATGATAAATTTAAAACTACTTGAGACAAACTACGATGAATTCGTATCAAAACTGCGAGGCAAGAAGATAAAAGAAGAAGTTCTAAGCGAACTTTTAGCCACTTTTAACGAGCTAAAAACCAAAAGGCAAAATTTAGAAAGCTTACAAGCCGTCCAAAACGCTAAAAGCAAGGAGCTTGGCATCAAAGCAAGAGGTGGCGAGGATGTAAGCGCGCTTAAAGAAGAGCTAAATCTAAACAAAGCTGCGATGAGCGAAGCTGAAAAAGTAGTTCGCGAGCTTGACGAAAAGCTTGACGCCATAGCTTCAGGTGTGCCAAACATCACCGATGATGACGTGCCTTTTGGGAAAGATGAGGATGATAACGTCGAGCTTAAAAAAGTGCTTGAACCGCGCAAATTTGACTTTGAGCCAAAGGAGCACTACGAGCTTGGCGAGAAGCTTGGTTGGCTTGATTTTGAACGCGGGGCAAAGCTTGCGGGAAGCCGCTTTACGGTGCTAAAAGGAGACGGAGCGAAGCTTAGCAGAGCACTAGTTAATTATATGATTGATTTTAACATGGCTCGCGGATTTGAGCTGGTAAACGTGCCGTTTTTAGTAAATTCACGCACGCTTTACGGCACGGGACAGCTTCCAAAATTTGAAGAAGATCTTTATAAAATTCGCGATGAGGATCTATATCTCATCCCAACTAGCGAAGTGCCTGTGACAAATTTATACAATGACGAGATCATCGAGGCTAGCAACCTGCCTATCAAGATGACTTGCTACTCGGCTTGCTTTCGCCAAGAGGCGGGCTCTGCAGGCAAGGATACGCGCGGCATGATACGCCAGCACCAGTTTGAAAAGGTAGAGCTTGTAAGCATAACCGCGCCTGTTCAAAGCGAAAAGGTATTTGAGGAGATGGTAGCTTGCGCGAGTGATTTGCTAACTTCACTTGGCTTACCACATCGCCATCTGCTTCTTTGCAGCGGAGACCTTGGCTTTAGCGCGGCAAAGACTATCGACCTTGAAGTTTGGCTACCCGGTCAAAACAAGTACCGCGAGATAAGCTCGGTCTCAAATACTGGTGATTTTCAAGCAAGAAGGGCAAAAATTCGCTTTAAAGACGGCAAGAAAAACACTCTCGTTCACACGCTTAACGGCTCGAGCCTAGCGGTAGGCAGAACGCTTATAGCCATCATGGAAAACTACCAAAAAAGCGACGGCACGATAGAAATTCCAGAGGTTCTTAAAAGGTATATGTAG
- a CDS encoding tetratricopeptide repeat protein — translation MAEENVVILEEADESKNEKLQDEGLISLDSLQEEQAKSDQPEKIVVKKSKKKLLIIVAIAALVSAILIAIILFFVFKEDKSSDIDPSKLAREIEDRFEVQKFGASKIDDMIQKANILYEKGNKFEALKIYENIAIFNESLSNYNLGVSQMRQQKFDDALESFKKAINNKENIAVSAINAAVCSLELNNKQNFQYYIDLANSFLQDESDSPLYNYYYALINYYKSHYIEALRALSHPVNGHYKDKYEYLSAKILSYLNQNKEAIELLEKQREFDASLTLGMLYAKEGEYEKARNKLNIALKSESNTDKIDSILALIDIKTNNYPAAADGLKMVFLKDPLFLNNNFPIKTILKPELFDVNLAQMHFKNDIFFDKTRRYEVLFYFAPYKVFDPGQTINYIRKGGVSLFLDDASAASNYLNTSGMISKVNLEISKAIASALNYKLKEANAHFAKLISIYPEHSVLHYNLALSYAQLGNFSLAAKHFITSYHLDPTNHLAGVFGAISNDINSINNTKFIKEITENLAQDHNIKEVNLYKALMELISGNQNALIRWLEEEKEESAINLAFDAIIAKIVNRDEDFIAKSEILKSKLPNDVISNILSFISKFKDSNIKEYVRQIQIYFHNKELNEAAFYHGANIIKEQYIKLLQISGLLNYEREKLKKLIANGNQNDINLLQTLAYIDIFTNDFEESYQIYNKIIDEFKITDAGTLFLTSVAAIGSNHPQNAIALLELSKLTDPNAFESRLALALLYQEIGNIDAAVIQYNLIKDTKFKSKFFDFMLKH, via the coding sequence GTGGCTGAAGAAAATGTAGTCATACTAGAGGAAGCAGACGAATCAAAAAACGAAAAACTTCAAGATGAAGGGCTTATCTCCCTTGATAGTTTGCAAGAGGAGCAAGCCAAATCAGATCAGCCTGAGAAGATCGTAGTCAAAAAAAGCAAAAAAAAGCTTTTAATAATCGTCGCAATTGCAGCCTTAGTATCGGCTATACTAATAGCTATAATTTTATTTTTTGTTTTCAAAGAAGATAAGAGTTCAGATATTGATCCGTCTAAACTCGCAAGAGAAATCGAAGACCGCTTTGAAGTGCAGAAATTTGGCGCTTCAAAGATCGATGACATGATACAAAAGGCTAATATCTTATACGAAAAGGGCAATAAATTTGAAGCGCTTAAAATTTATGAAAACATAGCAATTTTTAACGAGTCTTTATCAAACTACAACTTAGGCGTATCTCAAATGAGACAACAAAAATTTGATGATGCGCTAGAGTCATTTAAAAAAGCGATCAACAACAAAGAAAATATAGCAGTAAGTGCTATAAATGCGGCTGTATGCTCACTAGAGCTTAATAACAAGCAAAATTTTCAATACTATATAGATTTAGCAAATTCATTTCTTCAAGATGAGTCAGATTCTCCACTTTATAACTACTACTATGCACTTATAAACTACTACAAGAGTCATTATATAGAGGCTTTGCGAGCACTTTCCCATCCTGTCAACGGACACTATAAAGACAAATATGAGTACCTTAGTGCAAAAATTTTAAGCTATTTAAATCAAAACAAAGAGGCTATAGAACTACTAGAAAAACAAAGGGAATTTGATGCAAGTTTGACCCTTGGTATGCTTTACGCTAAAGAAGGGGAGTATGAGAAGGCTAGAAACAAGCTAAATATCGCTCTTAAAAGTGAAAGCAACACTGATAAAATCGACTCAATACTGGCATTAATAGATATTAAAACAAATAACTATCCGGCTGCAGCCGATGGGCTAAAAATGGTCTTTTTAAAAGATCCGTTATTCTTAAATAATAATTTTCCGATTAAAACGATACTAAAACCGGAACTATTTGATGTAAATTTAGCTCAAATGCATTTTAAAAACGATATATTTTTTGACAAAACCAGAAGATATGAGGTCTTGTTTTATTTCGCACCTTACAAAGTTTTTGATCCTGGCCAAACGATAAACTACATAAGAAAAGGTGGAGTTAGTCTGTTTTTAGATGATGCAAGCGCAGCAAGCAATTACCTAAACACAAGCGGAATGATATCAAAGGTAAATTTAGAAATATCAAAAGCCATAGCAAGCGCTTTAAACTACAAACTAAAAGAGGCAAATGCGCATTTTGCAAAGCTTATTTCAATCTATCCGGAACACTCAGTGCTTCACTACAACCTTGCTTTGAGCTACGCTCAACTTGGCAACTTCTCTCTTGCGGCTAAGCACTTTATTACAAGTTATCACCTTGATCCAACGAATCATCTTGCCGGAGTTTTTGGCGCAATATCAAACGATATAAATAGCATTAATAACACAAAATTTATTAAAGAGATAACTGAAAATTTAGCGCAAGATCATAATATAAAAGAGGTTAATTTGTATAAGGCTCTAATGGAACTCATCTCCGGTAATCAAAATGCGCTAATAAGATGGCTTGAAGAAGAAAAGGAAGAGAGCGCTATAAATTTAGCATTTGACGCGATAATAGCTAAAATTGTAAATAGAGATGAGGACTTTATCGCAAAGAGCGAAATTTTAAAATCGAAGCTTCCAAATGACGTAATATCAAATATTTTAAGCTTTATATCCAAATTTAAAGATAGTAATATCAAAGAGTATGTACGCCAAATTCAGATCTATTTTCACAATAAAGAGCTAAATGAAGCAGCTTTTTATCACGGCGCAAACATTATCAAAGAACAATATATTAAGCTTCTTCAAATTTCAGGACTACTTAACTACGAGAGAGAAAAACTTAAAAAATTAATTGCAAACGGTAATCAAAATGATATAAATTTATTACAAACTCTCGCGTATATCGATATTTTTACTAACGATTTCGAAGAGAGCTATCAAATATATAATAAAATCATAGATGAGTTTAAGATTACCGACGCAGGAACACTGTTTCTAACATCTGTGGCCGCAATAGGCTCCAATCACCCTCAAAATGCAATCGCTCTTTTGGAGCTATCAAAGCTAACCGATCCAAACGCCTTTGAAAGCAGACTGGCGCTTGCACTCTTATATCAAGAGATTGGCAATATAGATGCTGCTGTAATACAATACAATCTAATCAAAGATACTAAATTTAAAAGCAAATTTTTTGATTTTATGTTAAAGCATTAA
- a CDS encoding tetratricopeptide repeat protein: MKKLVFIVFAVLLTLCAHARTNASIANELRIDNKFRESIPFEHEACVKDKVWSSCKQLGSHYDFGRPGVASDPQKAIMYYKMCCDLNNQDKMCCEKGYAKELAQKYEEGCKANDAASCGKLAIAAYNKKDFQTSFKYAKKGCDIGKDEESCVYLASMYYYGDGVEKDYEKAFEVYSGLCERGVYNMCPTVGFFYADGIGVKQDIKKSKEILEKICPDKYPEGCTQLGVLYETDKYGMKDEKKATELFSIACKHNRKSKACERLDKTAKEEIACENKDPHACYMAANAYQNDPQKMLYYYDKACEYGYSNGCFGAAALSQQDAKKAMEYAYKACKLNSVDACEWLTQISTQACQAGNEEGCKWLERMKTGK; encoded by the coding sequence ATGAAAAAGTTGGTTTTTATCGTTTTTGCCGTGCTACTTACGCTTTGCGCCCATGCAAGAACTAACGCATCAATCGCAAACGAGTTAAGAATAGATAATAAATTTAGAGAGTCTATCCCGTTTGAGCACGAAGCTTGCGTAAAGGATAAGGTTTGGTCATCTTGTAAGCAGCTTGGCTCGCATTATGATTTTGGAAGACCGGGCGTTGCAAGCGATCCGCAAAAAGCTATTATGTATTACAAAATGTGCTGCGACCTAAATAATCAAGACAAAATGTGTTGCGAAAAGGGTTACGCAAAAGAGCTTGCGCAAAAATATGAAGAGGGCTGCAAAGCAAATGATGCTGCAAGTTGCGGCAAGCTAGCCATCGCTGCTTATAATAAAAAAGACTTTCAAACGTCGTTTAAGTATGCAAAAAAAGGTTGTGATATCGGCAAAGATGAGGAATCTTGCGTATATCTTGCCTCTATGTATTACTACGGTGATGGTGTAGAGAAGGATTATGAAAAGGCTTTTGAGGTCTATAGTGGCTTGTGCGAAAGAGGTGTATATAATATGTGCCCTACGGTGGGCTTTTTTTACGCTGATGGTATAGGCGTGAAACAAGATATCAAAAAAAGCAAAGAGATTTTAGAGAAAATTTGCCCCGATAAATATCCTGAAGGTTGCACCCAACTAGGCGTGCTTTATGAAACTGATAAATACGGTATGAAGGATGAGAAAAAGGCGACTGAGTTATTTTCTATCGCTTGCAAGCACAACAGAAAAAGCAAAGCTTGCGAAAGGCTAGATAAAACCGCAAAAGAGGAGATAGCTTGCGAGAACAAAGATCCGCACGCTTGCTATATGGCGGCAAACGCTTATCAAAATGATCCTCAAAAGATGCTGTATTATTACGATAAGGCTTGCGAATACGGATATAGCAACGGTTGTTTTGGAGCCGCCGCTCTTAGCCAACAAGATGCTAAAAAAGCAATGGAGTACGCATATAAAGCTTGCAAATTAAATAGCGTTGATGCTTGCGAGTGGCTAACGCAAATTTCCACACAGGCTTGCCAAGCCGGCAATGAAGAGGGTTGCAAGTGGTTGGAAAGAATGAAAACGGGTAAATAA
- a CDS encoding DUF805 domain-containing protein, with translation MTFSQSIKNCFSNYATFHGRASRSEYWWFALFNVLVYILASAIDTTINSSIFYTISVLVLFLPTISVSVRRLHDINKSGWFYLLFLIPIIGIIILIIWFVKRGTIGPNQFGDDPVLE, from the coding sequence ATGACTTTTTCTCAATCTATAAAAAATTGCTTTAGCAACTATGCAACATTTCATGGCAGAGCATCTAGGTCTGAGTATTGGTGGTTCGCACTTTTTAATGTTCTCGTATACATATTGGCAAGCGCGATAGACACGACGATAAATTCTTCAATATTTTATACCATATCTGTATTAGTGCTTTTTTTGCCAACTATTTCTGTCTCCGTAAGAAGACTACACGATATCAATAAAAGTGGCTGGTTTTATCTTCTGTTTTTAATACCGATTATAGGGATAATCATACTTATAATATGGTTTGTAAAGCGTGGAACAATAGGCCCTAATCAATTTGGAGACGACCCTGTTTTAGAATAA
- a CDS encoding 2-isopropylmalate synthase, with protein sequence MNNNKIIIFDTTLRDGEQSPGASMNTEEKLRIALQLERLGVDVMEAGFAAASPGDFDAINQIAKQSSNITVCSLARAVERDIKAAGEAIFPAKKKRIHTFIATSPIHMEYKLKMKPDEVIHRAVEAVKYAKTFCDDVEFSCEDAGRTELGFMKEICEAVIEVGAKTINLPDTVGYRLPNELTAMISEMVKFINGRAIVSVHNHNDLGLATANSLAAVMAGARQVECTLNGLGERAGNASLEEIVMAIKTRQDIFAPLYTDIICKEIYPSSRLVATITGIEPQPNKAIVGKNAFAHESGIHQDGVLKHKETYEIISAESIGLEKNSLVLGKHSGRHAFKDKLISLGFELDSEALNEAFDKFKELADKKKEVFDDDIRALVTSEFIKIPQAYEIVTLSQNNCNKGLASAAVTIKHKDEFISDAALGNGTVDAIFKVIDRISKINGVLKDYKVSAVSQGKDALASVIVKVEFDKNNAVIGHGLDIDTMMASAKAYVGALNSFIRIKNLSK encoded by the coding sequence ATGAATAATAATAAAATAATTATATTTGATACCACATTAAGAGATGGCGAGCAAAGCCCTGGTGCCTCAATGAATACTGAAGAGAAGTTAAGAATAGCTCTTCAACTTGAGCGCCTTGGAGTGGATGTGATGGAGGCCGGGTTTGCTGCAGCAAGCCCGGGAGACTTTGATGCGATAAATCAGATAGCAAAGCAGTCTTCAAATATTACTGTTTGTTCTCTTGCAAGAGCCGTAGAAAGAGATATCAAAGCTGCCGGAGAGGCTATATTTCCTGCTAAAAAAAAGAGAATCCATACATTTATCGCTACAAGTCCGATTCATATGGAGTATAAGCTTAAGATGAAACCTGACGAAGTGATACACCGTGCTGTTGAAGCTGTAAAATATGCTAAAACATTTTGTGATGACGTTGAGTTTAGTTGCGAGGATGCGGGTAGGACTGAGCTAGGATTTATGAAAGAGATTTGTGAAGCTGTTATAGAAGTTGGAGCAAAGACTATAAATCTGCCCGATACAGTGGGATATCGCCTACCAAACGAGCTTACGGCAATGATAAGCGAGATGGTAAAATTTATAAATGGGCGAGCAATAGTCTCAGTCCATAATCATAACGATTTAGGGCTTGCCACGGCAAACTCTCTTGCTGCTGTTATGGCGGGAGCCAGACAGGTTGAGTGCACGCTAAACGGACTTGGAGAGCGCGCGGGTAATGCAAGTCTAGAAGAGATCGTGATGGCGATAAAAACGCGTCAGGATATATTTGCGCCGCTTTATACCGACATAATCTGCAAAGAAATTTATCCAAGCTCTCGTCTTGTAGCAACAATAACAGGTATCGAGCCTCAGCCAAATAAGGCTATAGTGGGTAAAAACGCCTTTGCTCACGAAAGTGGAATTCACCAAGACGGCGTATTAAAACATAAAGAAACTTATGAGATAATCTCAGCTGAAAGCATAGGGCTTGAGAAAAATTCATTGGTTCTTGGTAAACATTCTGGACGTCACGCTTTTAAAGATAAACTAATAAGTCTTGGTTTTGAGCTTGATAGCGAAGCGCTAAACGAAGCGTTTGATAAATTTAAAGAGCTTGCCGATAAGAAAAAAGAGGTATTTGATGATGATATCCGCGCTCTTGTTACTAGTGAATTTATTAAAATTCCGCAAGCTTACGAAATAGTAACTCTAAGTCAAAATAACTGCAATAAAGGGCTTGCAAGTGCTGCTGTAACGATAAAGCATAAGGATGAGTTTATTAGCGATGCGGCTCTTGGAAATGGAACAGTAGATGCGATATTTAAGGTTATTGATCGCATAAGTAAGATAAATGGAGTATTAAAAGACTATAAAGTAAGTGCGGTTAGTCAGGGTAAAGATGCTTTGGCTAGCGTTATAGTTAAGGTCGAATTTGATAAAAATAACGCTGTTATAGGACATGGGCTTGATATAGATACTATGATGGCTAGTGCGAAGGCCTATGTAGGTGCGTTAAATAGCTTTATTAGGATCAAAAATTTAAGTAAATAG
- the pssA gene encoding CDP-diacylglycerol--serine O-phosphatidyltransferase: MRENDKLQLMYIFPNLFTAASAFLGVISIIASVNGQYFKAITYIVFSLILDGLDGRVARLTKTTSKFGVEFDSLADIVAFGVAPAMLFYFSVGQNFGRLGSLVAALFVVFGAIRLARFNVMTGTYEPSVFIGLPIPTAAIVSAFWVGLSLEYSFARSAEWFLLILQSVLSVLMVSNIRYPSFKKIDLKQANFLKILIILTIICSLLYIYPIEVPAALMTIYVFYGIVRFIYMFIKKNPKFKKESE, from the coding sequence ATGAGAGAGAATGACAAACTTCAGCTTATGTATATATTTCCAAATTTATTTACCGCAGCTAGTGCATTTTTGGGTGTCATTAGTATTATTGCTTCTGTAAATGGACAATATTTTAAAGCGATAACATATATAGTATTTTCTCTTATTCTTGACGGACTTGATGGTAGGGTAGCTAGACTTACTAAGACTACTTCGAAATTTGGAGTAGAGTTTGATAGTCTCGCAGATATTGTAGCATTTGGTGTTGCTCCTGCTATGCTATTTTATTTTTCGGTAGGGCAAAATTTTGGACGATTAGGCTCTCTTGTTGCAGCGCTTTTTGTAGTGTTTGGTGCTATTAGACTTGCTAGATTTAATGTGATGACGGGCACATATGAGCCTTCGGTATTTATTGGTCTTCCTATACCAACAGCTGCTATTGTAAGCGCTTTTTGGGTTGGGCTTAGTTTAGAATATAGTTTTGCTAGAAGCGCCGAGTGGTTTTTGCTAATACTTCAGTCCGTTCTTTCTGTATTGATGGTTAGTAATATACGTTATCCAAGCTTTAAAAAAATAGATTTAAAACAGGCTAATTTTTTAAAAATTTTAATAATTTTAACTATTATATGCTCTTTGCTCTATATATATCCCATAGAAGTTCCTGCGGCTTTAATGACTATTTACGTTTTTTATGGTATAGTTAGATTTATCTATATGTTTATCAAAAAGAATCCTAAATTTAAAAAGGAGAGCGAATGA
- a CDS encoding phosphatidylserine decarboxylase, protein MEIVAKQGYKYILIFSFLFLSSVFFDTLWVLFLTLFVITFFIFRNPKREKGSNDEYAILSPIDGKVKSIRRISYLGDDSIEIVICKSILGSGSLKAPCDLKLVELRRRHGLFLCSTMKSSNSLNERALYLCKHGNLKIAIRTIAGALSRSLSVEKFEDLEAGDKFGFIGDGLVVLILPANARISAAIGDSVKATCSVIGFFNHEDRR, encoded by the coding sequence GTGGAGATTGTCGCTAAGCAGGGCTATAAATATATACTAATTTTTAGTTTTTTGTTTTTATCGTCGGTGTTTTTTGACACTCTCTGGGTTCTGTTTTTAACACTTTTTGTTATCACCTTTTTTATTTTTAGAAACCCTAAAAGAGAGAAGGGAAGTAACGACGAATACGCTATTTTAAGCCCTATTGACGGCAAAGTAAAAAGCATTAGGAGAATTTCTTATTTAGGAGATGATTCTATTGAGATTGTTATCTGCAAATCAATTTTAGGATCAGGTTCTCTTAAAGCTCCTTGCGATCTTAAGCTTGTTGAATTAAGGCGAAGACATGGGCTATTTTTATGCAGTACTATGAAGTCTTCAAATTCTTTAAATGAAAGAGCTTTATATCTTTGTAAGCATGGAAATTTAAAGATAGCCATACGCACTATAGCGGGGGCTTTAAGCAGAAGCTTATCAGTTGAGAAATTTGAGGATTTAGAAGCTGGGGATAAATTCGGGTTTATAGGAGATGGACTAGTTGTGTTGATACTGCCTGCCAATGCTCGCATAAGTGCTGCTATAGGAGATAGTGTAAAGGCGACTTGTAGCGTAATTGGATTTTTTAATCATGAGGATAGAAGATGA